A part of Drosophila bipectinata strain 14024-0381.07 chromosome 3L, DbipHiC1v2, whole genome shotgun sequence genomic DNA contains:
- the LOC108122390 gene encoding uncharacterized protein produces the protein METINFNDFTHNERYEIIKDFLVKMKKADFTKNAQKFFTYYLRKFYKVPENLVNDIVYCQRAMKSYLLMHQTIVSVFAQQEDADPVIKDNYLKEIEETLAELNAECQYLVLNLQDDIDRFCLVFTEQNLEPNGFIIKDIVSEAIVPLIVAPHVTIKPLSIANRLNEEQLLHKYFIVEGSNPVKDVSSPKKLPKQPPSPDFVTVGVKASRLNLQEALKRARSQSIQGEKGKSDEKPESTKQIFMRSLGLCTHQEHTNIETSKVRSQKRKTKPTEKTK, from the exons ATGGAAACTATAAACTTTAACGACTTTACCCACAACGAGCGCTACGAGATAATCAAGGATTTCCTTGTAAAGATGAAAAAAGCCGATTTTACAAAGAACGCACAAAAGTTCTTCACGTATTACTTGCGGAAATTCTATAAAGTTCCCGAGAATTTGGTTAACGATATTGTTTATTGTCAGCGAGCCATGAAATCATATCTGTTGATGCACCAG ACAATTGTGAGCGTTTTTGCCCAACAGGAGGATGCA GATCCTGTTATCAAGGACAACTATCTAAAAGAAATTGAAGAAACGCTAGCCGAGCTAAATGCAGAATGTCAGTATTTGGTTCTAAATCTTCAAGATGATATTGATCGCTTTTGCCTGGTCTTCACGGAACAGAATCTGGAGCCCAATGGGTTTATAATAAAGGACATTGTAAGCGAGGCCATAGTGCCGCTCATCGTTGCCCCTCACGTAACTATTAAACCGCTTTCAATCGCGAATCGGCTCAACGAGGAACAGTTGCTTCATAAGTACTTCATCGTGGAAGGAAGTAATCCTGTCAAGGATGTATCTTCGCCGAAGAAACTACCTAAACAACCGCCTTCGCCCGATTTCGTAACTGTAGGAGTCAAAGCTAGTCGTCTCAATCTGCAGGAAGCCCTCAAACGCGCTCGCTCCCAATCAATACAGGGGGAAAAGGGTAAGTCGGATGAAAAGCCGGAAAGCACCAAGCAGATTTTTATGCGATCTTTGGGCCTCTGCACCCACCAGGAGCACACGAATATAGAAACATCAAAAGTACGTTCGCAAAAGCGTAAAACCAAACCTACAGAGAAAACCAAATAa
- the LOC108122391 gene encoding uncharacterized protein yields the protein MDGCHNDILAPIILAVMVTNGHPLTLDEIVDNVTEVINSQFDYADRVPEAVGDGKHCRKGSSRRRRK from the coding sequence ATGGACGGATGCCATAACGATATCCTGGCGCCAATCATCCTGGCCGTAATGGTTACCAACGGTCATCCCCTCACTTTGGACGAGATCGTCGATAATGTCACGGAGGTGATTAACTCCCAATTCGATTACGCAGATCGTGTACCGGAAGCTGTTGGCGATGGCAAGCACTGCCGTAAGGGATCCTCTCGTCGCAGAAGAAAATAG
- the LOC108122389 gene encoding uncharacterized protein, translating to MSAPAKPPFKLDFERLKQTFIEICPDFKEETRFEVATVSCRFAQDVIFTYSKEAKAAKAQNKDVGWSMRLNVENAKGVSFRSEVYIQTHFVRESPQHQPFIIRDRLLLSFKQASLLAVEKYCQLVPHHVKRGEVILTPLAGAIFNVEDIPKLAAALQEPLADVVMAVISSCQTDGYYLTHSRCHIALLALIKTVGDLKMRASLVKKTIKMYQHHGKELQMEQFQRWSTILKDLTPTKQRCKSQNEDYDKLAEQVLGFHLTAKEPQILEPKRYPKIPMKCAANFQKLEK from the coding sequence ATGTCGGCTCCTGCCAAGCCTCCATTTAAATTAGACTTTGAGAGACTGAAGCAGACTTTTATCGAGATTTGTCCGGACTTCAAGGAGGAGACGCGCTTTGAGGTGGCCACTGTCAGTTGTCGTTTCGCCCAGGACGTGATCTTTACGTACAGCAAGGAAGCCAAAGCTGCCAAAGCCCAAAACAAGGACGTGGGCTGGTCTATGCGACTGAATGTTGAAAATGCCAAGGGTGTCAGTTTCCGTAGCGAAGTCTACATACAGACGCACTTTGTCCGCGAATCTCCACAGCATCAGCCATTCATAATCAGAGATCGCCTGCTTTTGTCCTTCAAGCAGGCTAGTCTGCTGGCGGTGGAGAAATACTGTCAACTAGTTCCACACCATGTGAAGCGGGGTGAAGTGATCCTCACGCCCCTAGCTGGTGCCATCTTCAATGTAGAGGATATTCCCAAATTGGCGGCGGCGCTTCAAGAACCACTCGCCGATGTGGTGATGGCCGTCATCAGTAGCTGCCAAACCGATGGATACTACTTGACACACAGTCGCTGCCATATTGCACTCCTGGCACTCATCAAGACCGTTGGGGATCTGAAGATGCGCGCCTCGCTCGTCAAGAAGACCATCAAAATGTATCAGCATCACGGCAAGGAGCTTCAAATGGAACAGTTTCAGAGATGGAGTACAATCCTGAAGGATTTAACCCCCACCAAGCAACGATGCAAAAGCCAGAATGAAGACTACGACAAGCTGGCCGAGCAAGTTCTGGGTTTCCATCTTACAGCCAAGGAACCCCAAATCCTGGAACCCAAGAGGTATCCAAAAATACCCATGAAATGTGCAGCAAACTTTCAAAAGCTCGAAAAGTAA